Part of the Cohnella candidum genome, GAAGAAGGCCCTTCGCTTTCAGCCAATTTTCGGCCACTGCCCGCGCGTCTTTTCCCTCCAAATCCACCTGCCCGTTGAGCAAGGACATTTCCCGGTCGTTGATTTTGCCGGCGAGCAGCTTCAGCACTTCCGCCAACTCGGGATGCGCCTTCAACGTATCCTGTCGAATGACCGGCGCCGCGTAATAAGGCGGAAAGAAGTGTTTGTCGTCCTCAAGCGGCGTTAGATGAAAAGCCTGAATCCGCCCGTCGGTGGAGAACGCGTCGTTCACGTCCGTCGTGCCGTCCCGCACCGCGCCGTAGGTGAGCCCGGGATCCAAACCTTTCGTCTCCTTGAAGTTCATTCCGTACGCCTTGCGCAAGCCCTCGAAGCCGTCCGGGCGCTCCAGGAATTCATGCGTGGCGCCCAGTATCAATCCCGGCGATTTTCCGGCCAAATCGCTGAAGGTCCGGATGCCGGCCTGTTCCGCTTTATCTTTCCTCATCGACAAAGTGTACGTGTTATTGAACCCGAAAGGAGCAAGCCAGGTTACGCCGAAATTCTTCTCATATGAGGCTTTGACTTGGCGGAAGGTCTCCTCCGGCCCCCCGCCCACTGGCTGCCGCTTCAGCACCGACGTCCATCCCGTTCCGGTGTATTCGGGGTACAGATCGATGTTTCCTTTCACCAGGGCGCTGTGCGTCACCTGGGTACCGCCCAGAAAGGTTTTCCGAACGACGTTCAAATCCGTTTTGGCTTCGATGAGCGACGCCATCATGTGGGCCAGAATGTCCTGCTCGGTAAAATTTTTGCCGCCGACCGCCACGGAATCCCGATGAGGCTGCAGCCACTTGACGGCCAATCCCGCCAGCAGGGCGATCGCGACGACGGCGAGAAGCGCCGCTTCCAGCCTTCTGGCGGTTTTCGACCGAGGCTTCCCGCCCGTTCGAACTCCTCGGGGAGTGACCGCTTTTTCCAGCCTGGCGAGCAGGAAGTCGAAGAGGAGAGCCAGCAGCGCCGCCGGAATCGTTCCCGCCAGGATCAACTCCGTATTCACGGTGGAAATTCCGCGGAAGATCAGGTCGCCGAGTCCCCCCGCCCCGACCAAGGACGCCAAGGTCGCGACGCCGATCAACATGACCGTCGCCGTACGAATCCCCGCCATGATGACGCTGAGCGCCAGCGGGAGCTCCACCTTGGTCATCACTTGGAAGCTCGTCATCCCCATTCCGACGCCGGCTTCCTTCATCGCCTTCGGCACGTTGACGATGCCGGTGTACGTGTTTCTCAAAATGGGCAGCAGGGCGTATACCGTCAAAGCGACGATGGCCGGAACCATCCCGATGCCAAGCAGCGGAATCATGAAACCGAGCAAGGCCAGGCTCGGAATCGTCTGAAACAGCGAGGCCACCCCGATGACCGGCGGCGCC contains:
- a CDS encoding glycine betaine ABC transporter substrate-binding protein, translated to MNLLEVFAARKDDIVRAAIEHIQISLIALVIAIVISIPTGLILTRFPRLAPPVIGVASLFQTIPSLALLGFMIPLLGIGMVPAIVALTVYALLPILRNTYTGIVNVPKAMKEAGVGMGMTSFQVMTKVELPLALSVIMAGIRTATVMLIGVATLASLVGAGGLGDLIFRGISTVNTELILAGTIPAALLALLFDFLLARLEKAVTPRGVRTGGKPRSKTARRLEAALLAVVAIALLAGLAVKWLQPHRDSVAVGGKNFTEQDILAHMMASLIEAKTDLNVVRKTFLGGTQVTHSALVKGNIDLYPEYTGTGWTSVLKRQPVGGGPEETFRQVKASYEKNFGVTWLAPFGFNNTYTLSMRKDKAEQAGIRTFSDLAGKSPGLILGATHEFLERPDGFEGLRKAYGMNFKETKGLDPGLTYGAVRDGTTDVNDAFSTDGRIQAFHLTPLEDDKHFFPPYYAAPVIRQDTLKAHPELAEVLKLLAGKINDREMSLLNGQVDLEGKDARAVAENWLKAKGLLP